Within the Orenia metallireducens genome, the region GAGTTAGACGGTGTTATCAATCTTTTACAAGCCATTATCAATACCAAAGAATTTAATAAAAAAATTAGATAGCCTTTTAGGCTACCTATCATTAATAATAAAAACTAACAAGAATTAAAGCATTAAAAGCATAGGCAAATTCAAGTAAACCTAAACAAAATTGTAATCTCTGCTGCTTAAGATAATCTCTTCTATTAAATTTAATTCTCTTCTCAAAATCCTGTACAGAATTTATAGTTACTTTTTTACTTAATCTAATTATAGTCAATATAATTAGAGTATAGCTAAAAAGATTAATTAAAGGGTAATTAGAGAAGATAAAAATATTTGCCAGATAGTATAAGACCAATAGAATATATAGTAGTGCACTACTAAACTTCATCATCACAAAAGGATTCTTACTTTGACTGATTAGCTTTAGTTGAAATTTTATTTCTTGATATTCAGCAATATAATGTTCAAAACTCTTCTCATTAGCTTTTAATTTAGCAATGATAATTACTATGTAAATTATTGATAAAAATCCTATGTATTCTTTCATTAATAGTCCTCCCTAAACTAAATTCCGAGGGCTGGCTTAAACCCTCGGAACATTTTTACATCTACTAATTTTTAAATATATTTATAAAAGTAATTAATAAGTCAAAGGGTCTTTAGCAGGGTCATAATTTTCATAATTATTACCTTCTAATAAAATATCATTACTGTTATTCTTCTCACTATCTTTATCTAAATTAGACTTTAACTCTTCTAGTTCTTTCATTAGTTCATTATATTTTGCTTCTATTTCATTAATTTTTTGATCTTGTGTTTTAATCTCTTTTGCTTGTGCTGTAACCTTCTGTTGATAATCTTGAATCTCTATTCCCTCCATAAATATCTCATAATCCTCTGGGTAAGGAACATGTGATTTTTCACTGGTCAGTTGATATGCCCTAAAGACCAACCTAGTAATATCTTCTTTGCGCTCCTTATTGGCTTGATAAGAGATATTAGATATATAATAGAAATAAGCTGGATAATTAACAGCATAACTACTACGCTTAGGAACATATATCTTTTCATTTGGATAAATTAAATCAGGGTTTTCAATATGTTTATTCATCTTTAATAATAAATCTAAAGGAACATTGTACTCCTTGGCTAAGTAATATAAGTTATCTCCTTTTTCAGCATTCACTACAAAGATATTATTAAAGGAATCTACCCCCAAAGTTAAATCTAGATAATCCTTAACTCTCTCGCCTAAAAGTCCATTCTCTAATATACTTAATTTCTCTTCTGGAATCATCTTACCCTTTTTAATAGTATTAAGCCACTCTGGGTTATAATCCCATCTATTATTGATAAAATCAATCTCCATGTTTAATGGTGGAAGATTGGCTAATAAATAATTTGCCAATCCAATCAGTGTATCCACCTTCCTTTTAGCAGATAACTCATAATCATTGGTTTTGTTCTTCAACTTCTTTTTAAGCTCTTTATCTTTAAAAGAGACTGCTTTCTCACCACTTGCAAAAACCTTCTGTAACTGTACATCTCTATCTATCTCCGCAGCCAATAAAATCGTCTTCAAATAAAGAGATTTTGCTAAATATTCAGAGTAAGATAAATCTTCCAAAATAATCTCATCAAAATATTGGTCAGCCTCTGCCCAGTCTTGATTTTCAAAGGACATTAATCCTTCCTTATACTTTTCAAAAGGCAACTCACTAGCAAAGATAATTGAACTACTAAAGAAAATAGATATTACTAAACAAATTACCACTCCATACTTATTCTTCACAAAAAAGCCTCCTCCCTCTTATATACCTATAAAAGTTCTTCCACTAACTCTGTGGAAATATCTATATTTAGATAATTTAATTTACATAAGTCTAAATTAAATCTTAGTTTAAAATTAGTCTCATAAACTTTAAGACTTAACAATTTATTGTCACTAAAAGCCCACTACTATGATTTAATAATCTTTATAACTTCTACTAAGATTGTCTTATATATCTCTATTCTACATAATAATTGTATTTCCTTTAAAATCATTCAATTTGATTTCTTAAAATTAATTGGTTTTACTACATAATTATGTATTTGATAATAAACAAATAAATA harbors:
- a CDS encoding LysM peptidoglycan-binding domain-containing protein; the encoded protein is MKNKYGVVICLVISIFFSSSIIFASELPFEKYKEGLMSFENQDWAEADQYFDEIILEDLSYSEYLAKSLYLKTILLAAEIDRDVQLQKVFASGEKAVSFKDKELKKKLKNKTNDYELSAKRKVDTLIGLANYLLANLPPLNMEIDFINNRWDYNPEWLNTIKKGKMIPEEKLSILENGLLGERVKDYLDLTLGVDSFNNIFVVNAEKGDNLYYLAKEYNVPLDLLLKMNKHIENPDLIYPNEKIYVPKRSSYAVNYPAYFYYISNISYQANKERKEDITRLVFRAYQLTSEKSHVPYPEDYEIFMEGIEIQDYQQKVTAQAKEIKTQDQKINEIEAKYNELMKELEELKSNLDKDSEKNNSNDILLEGNNYENYDPAKDPLTY